Part of the Pseudarthrobacter sp. NBSH8 genome is shown below.
GCCGGGTCTCATTCCTGCTCGGTACGGTGACGCTGGCGGCCTCCACCTACCTGTACTACCTGCTCTGGCAGTTGTCCGCTCCCTTCTGGGCCTGGGCGGCGGTGTCCGTCCTGCTGGGCCTGGGATTCACGTTCTTCTCCGGGGCCGTGGAGGCCTGGCTGGTGGATGCGTTGCGTTTCTCCGGCTACGACGGTGAGCTGGAAGCAGTGTTCGGGCGGGCACTGATGGTCTCGGGCGTCGCAATGCTTGTGGGTTCGACGGCCGGCGGCGTGATTGCCCAGGCCACTGACCTGGGCGTACCGTTCCTGTTGCGTGTGGGCGTGCTCTTGGCCATGTTCGGGGTGGCCTTCTGGCTGATGCGTGATGTGGGTTTCACCCCGGAGCGGTCTCCCCATCCGCTCAAGGCGAGCCGGGACGTGCTGTCCGCCTCCATCGACAACGGCCTGAAAAACCCGCCCGTGCGGTACATCATGCTGGCCGCTCCGTTCAGCGCCGGCGTCGGGATTTATGTTTTCTATGCCCTGCAGCCCTACCTGCTGGAGCTCTTCGGCGACCCGCACGCCTACTCGGTCGCCGGACTCGCCGCGGGCATTGTGGCCGGGGCGCAGGTGGTGGGCGGCTGGCTGGCACCGATGGTCCGCCGTCTGGTCCGCAAACGCACCACCGTGCTTGTGGTGAGCAGCATCATGGGCGCCTTGATCCTGGTGGCGCTCGGCATCACGCGCGTGTTCTGGGTGGCCCTGCTGCTGCTGGTGCTCTGGGCGCTCGTCTCCGCGGCGGGCACCCCGGTACGGCAGGCCTATTTGAACGACATGATCGACTCAAAACAGCGGGCAACGCTGCTCAGCTTCGATTCGCTGATGGGATCCAGCGGTGGAATCGTGGTGCAGCCGCTCATGGGCCGGGCAGCGGACGTGTACGGCTATCCCACCTCGCTTGCCATCAGCGGTGTGATCGAACTGTTCGCCGTGCCGTTCCTGCTGGCCAGCCGGCGGCGGCGCTCGCCGGCCGACACAGCAACTACCGAAGCCGGTACACCGGCCTGAAGCCATGGCACTGGCCCATGGCACTGGCACAAAAAACTGAGCCTTGAGAGTCCCTACCCGGCGGAGTATCGTGGCGCAAACCCACCTTGCGCAACACCCTGACCCGGGAGAGATCATGCCTAGTGTGCGACGTCGATTGGCGGCTGTGACGGCTGTCCTGGCCTTGAGCGTAACGGGTGGGGCGGTGACTAGTCCCGCGTTTGCAGACCCCCGTGCGACGGACAAGACCCCGACAGCCACCGGGTACGGCGGGGCGGTGAGCACCGTTGACCCGGACGCGTCCGCTGCCGCAATCGAGATCCTCCGGAACGGCGGCAATGCGGCGGATGCGGCGGTCGCCGCGGCCGCGACCCTGGGTGTGACTGAGCCCTACAGTGCGGGCATCGGAGGCGGCGGATACTTCGTGTTCTACGACGCGAAAACCGGCAAAGTAGGAACCATCGACGGCCGCGAAACGGCTCCGGCAACGATGCCGACGGACGCGTTCATCAACCCGGCGTCCAGCCTGGCCTATACATTTCCCGAGCTCGTCTCCAGCGGCGTCTCCGTCGGCACGCCGGGCACGCCAGCCACGTGGGAACGGGCCTTGGAACGGTGGGGAACGCTGGACCTTGCCGAGGCCCTCAAGCCCGCCATCAAGGTGGCCAACCGCGGCTTCGTAGTTGACGAAACCTTCCGCCAGCAG
Proteins encoded:
- a CDS encoding MFS transporter, producing the protein MNAAARKIQRIYLTLTLGNTLAASFIWGINTLFLLDAGLSNLEAFAANAFFTAGMVLFEVPTGVIADGWGRRVSFLLGTVTLAASTYLYYLLWQLSAPFWAWAAVSVLLGLGFTFFSGAVEAWLVDALRFSGYDGELEAVFGRALMVSGVAMLVGSTAGGVIAQATDLGVPFLLRVGVLLAMFGVAFWLMRDVGFTPERSPHPLKASRDVLSASIDNGLKNPPVRYIMLAAPFSAGVGIYVFYALQPYLLELFGDPHAYSVAGLAAGIVAGAQVVGGWLAPMVRRLVRKRTTVLVVSSIMGALILVALGITRVFWVALLLLVLWALVSAAGTPVRQAYLNDMIDSKQRATLLSFDSLMGSSGGIVVQPLMGRAADVYGYPTSLAISGVIELFAVPFLLASRRRRSPADTATTEAGTPA